TGGTTCGAACCAGGAAACATCTGGTTGCTGGCATggtcactctcccaaccgcattgtgtccttgagcaagacacttcacccttgctcctgatgggtcgtggttagggcctgcatagcagctcccgccccagtgtgtgaatgtgtgtgtgaattggtgaatgtggaaatagtgtaaaagtgcttcgagtaccttgaaggtagaaaagtgcaatacaagtataacccatttaccataatatgtgatcttttctcattacattctAAGTGAGGaatgtcaagcctttatttgttataattttgatgattatggttTACAGTGTTTGGAAAACCCAGCTTTGAGTCTTCATCATCAAAATTATGTCAAATGAAAGCTTAAGTTGGGTCTTTGTACTTTTGGTGCGTTcgatttccaattctgaaacacaAATCAAATAACAAAATTAGGGCCGTTTTTCAATTTTTGCTATATATGGCCGATTTTAAAACAAAGGAAAAAGTgttgattttcattcaaatatcgCCATAAATTTGATTTTGTGCccttttccttttatggatttaaatttttccagataaacacaaaaatcaaatatatgttcatccaaaatgcaaaaatgcttgtttatctgtgtgatgacaaatttaatcggaagcagtattttaggtaTGTGTACTTTCCATTCATTCCACTGccaattcttaaatgcaaatcaaaaaacacatttcggccaattttttactctttttatttctgaaacaaaaggtatttaatgacacttttttcaaaatgacaataggactcctgctgaacaaaggtgttagcgttctgctaaaaacatgctaactaCAAAGGAAAAGctaatttgtcatcacacagataaccacGCTTGTTTGAattttggatgaacatatatTCGATTTTTGCGTTTatctagaaaaataaaaattcacaaaaggaaaacagcacaaaatccaattttatgacaatattttaatgaaaatcaacccttttttgtttgttttaaaatctgccatccatccatccacccatccatccattttttacatcttattcccttcggggtcgctggagcctatctcagctacaatcggagggaaggcggagtacaccctggacaagttgccacctcatcgcagggccaacacagacagacaaacaacattcacactcacattcacacactacgacCAATTTACTGATGCcaatctgccatatataataaaaatcgaaaaagccctaattttgtttttgatttgcttttaagaattggaaatagaatgaacggaagggtACACGGACcgagttgcatgttatgagcctacGTCATTTCTTAGTTTCACCTTAAAAATCTAATTGCTGGAATAGAAAAAACGTTgcacaatatatttatatatatattttttgttttgtttaacctGTACATGTGATAAACAAACACTAATGTATTATATAGAAGTGTCATAAACCCTTGCTTAACAGGCTTTCAGACACAATCATGTTAATTTCTATGGAACGCCACATAATAATAAAATGTCCTGTGGTCAATTTGAAGGCGAAGAACTAAAGTACCTTGTGATGTTGATGGAATCACACGAAAAGAGAACCACAGTGAAGTCTTCACAGCCAAGAAGTCAGATATTCTACATGTGTCTGTGGAAGTACAACTGGTGTGCAAGCAATCCCGGCAAATGATTCAGGGAAGTGCAAATCTCTCTCCCACTCATCTGTCTCTGTGTTGTATACCTGTACAATGCTAGTGACGTTGTTCAGGTGCCAATTATACCCTCCGACGACATAGATCTTATTGTCCAGTAAGCAGCAGCCAGCCTCAGACTGCCCTGCTCTCATGGGGCTCACGGTGGTCCACTGGTCACTCTGCGGATTGTAATACTCCACCGCTAGGACGTCAAAACAACGGTCCACGTGGTCCATGCGCCCACCTAGAGCATAGACCCGATCCTTACTGCAGATCATGGCATGCAGCACTCTAGGCTCATTCATGGGAGCTCTGAAGTTCCACTGGTCGGCCTCTGGGTCGTAACAGTGAAGAGTTTTCTTGTCATCTAAAGAGACGCCATAACCCCCTGAGATATATAGCTTTTCTCCACAGGGAGTCCCTGCATGACCCCAAATCCTGCGTTTTAAAGGCTCCACAAAGGTCCACTCATTTTTCTTTGGGCAGTAACGCTCTACAGATGATAGGCTGCCGGATCGATTGCGCCCTCCAGTGGCATAAATCTTACCGTTCAAGACACTGACTTGAAACTGGATCCGGGGCTCCTGCATCGGTTGGATGCGCAGCCACTGGTTCAAGTGCGGATCAAAGCGCAAACAGCTGACCACGGCCCCTTCACCGCTACGAAACTGTAAATGCTGCCCGCCGACAATGTATACAAAGTTATCGAGCACGGCGACACAGGCGTGACTGCACCCCATGTCCATCTCCGTCAACTCCTTGAACTGGCGAGAAGCAACGTCAGGGAGATAATACACCTTGGTGGTCACTGTGCGATCGTTGTCAGTGTACGGGGTACCGCCGAAGGTGATGAAAGACAACACGTCAGAACGGATGCTCGTCCGCGGCGACTGCATCTCGTGCTGCCGGAACGGAAGAATCTGGTAATTGAAGGCCTCGAGGAGGTATTGACGGCACAGCACGTCCTCTACCATGATGTCTACCGTCTGAACGCTGTCCACCAGCTCGGACGAACGCATGAGTGGGAAGCGCACGTGGCGGAGGACGTCGCTGGCTTCCGTCCGGCGAGACTCGTCGTGTTGGAGCCATCGGATAGCAGCATGGAAGAGATCGATCTCGCTGCAGTTCTTCAGCTTGTTGCTCTGCAGAAAGAAGATGAGGCGCTCCAGAGGAATGTGCAGAAAGTCGTCCTCCTCGGCTATTTGGAGAAAGTGGCGAAAAGTGAAGGCATCCACCGACGCCTTGAGGGAAGACAAGCTGAAGGTGGTGGCCATCTTATCGATGTGCAGGCATGTCTTGACATTCATCGCTGACTGGAGGAACTCCTCACAGAGCTCCACAACAGGGTCCATCTGGAGGAAGACAGCTGCTCCAAGGACATCTTGAATACAGTCCAAGTCTAAAGTGACTTCTGCACTGTAAGCAAAGTCTATAATATGCTTCAGCCCTCGGGCGGACAGCCCTTTCAGCTCAATAGCATTTTGATTTGATTCCTTCATGCCTCCAGTGAACATGGCTCTGCAACACAAAAACAAGTGAAATGGGTGAATCTTTCATAGACATACTCATGATGAATGCAGAACTCAGACAGACTGCTTTCAACAACAAGATCAGAGCCCTTTTAATATGAAAACAGTAGAGAGGGCAGTGCCTTCGGGTATCAGCCTACTCTATAATTGACCACCATACGGATTGAGAAAAAAAGGCAGACAAGCTTGTTCTGAATCATCCAAGGGCCCAGACAAACAGGGGGTTTCCCACAACACACCAAGCTCCTCACTATATCTTGCCCAGTCCATAATGCTATTCATAAGTACAGTGGCACCTCAGGTTTTGTTACTAATCTGGTCCAAAAGGTCCAACGAAGACTAGTTTATTCGGAAGAACATCCGTTCCCATAACCAATTACGCAAATCCAATTATTCCAATCCAAACACCCTAAAATGTGAACACAAAACACGTTTTAAAAAGAATAATTACAGCTTTACATGCGAAATTGAAGCTGTAGAAGTAGGACAAGATCTAGTAGAATCAaaactgaccaatctaaatctatgagcatgaactaatgaagcctacttggattaGAGGCAAAACATTTTCTAAAACAAACCAAGCAGTACAGTTGCAATCGAATGAATGCCATGAGAatccaatgacctggatgaatgagaaaatCCATAGACATAGAAGCCTTTCGTTGGCAACGACCGAGATCAATCAATGttccaatcaatgtttattaatatagccctaaatcacaagtgtctcaaagggctgcacatgccacaacgacatcctcggttcagatcccacaaaagggcaaggaaaaactcacgacCACATGTGATGTCAATgaaaatgacaatgagaaaccttggagatctGCATCTTATTGTGCAGAATGAGATGCTATGAAACTAGTTTGTTATGCGCAATGTTCAGCCGTACGATAACCAGGACAGTATAAAAACTGGTGGTAAAAATTTTTGTTGAAAACCCATTCATACCAAAAGTGAGGTGtacaaaaaccaaggtaccatTGTAAAACCAACTttaactttgtttatattttacaaGTTTTTCCTTCTTCATTTACATATACATCATTATGTACCATAGCTGTTTTTTCTTCAGTACAACAATTATTCCATCTActaaaatatttcaaaacatttgaaaattgactgcacttttttgttattatttttgcatAACAATCCTGCATGTAAGAGGCAGCTAACAATAGACTACAGGTAATGGGTATAAAATCTGCAACGATCGCTACTGTTGCTATACGCTAAACATTGCAAATAAGAACATAAAACTGTCACTTACAATGTCCACTCTCACTatgatgccgactgatgggatgttgtaTCTTTCAGAACCTGTGATCTACTTGAGATGCTAAATGCGGAATAATTCTCCGTCCTCACTTGGTACCACAACCTTCTGCTATACATGTGAGAGGCATGATTAATAAACTAGCATTAACTTTTTTCCAAAATCAAAGCAATACAGCAGCAGCAAAATCAGCTCAAACGCCTTCTCTATCTCAAGGCAGGTGGCAACCAGCGTTCGTCGCAGTTCATGCTCGATAGTCGCTAGAACTGTAGATGGCTCCTTGATTGTGATCAGAGGAGCAGTGTGAGCAAGGCGACGTGACACTACTCCAGAAAAGTAGTTTATCGATGTTGGGTCTTAAAATAATTTTGCTATAGGTTACaataatgttgctacagcttaCATTAAAGTTGCCATAGCTccgttaatatgcaggtcacggcatgtaaatAGAGTGTTATTAGTGGTTTGGGGGTGTTTTTTTACAGAGCTTTATAAGTGGAGAAGATACATTTCTTAACCTGTAATTGTTAGCTGCCTTATGCTAGTGTTTTCTTCACTATTTAGAACACACTGGAGAGGAAATGTGTTTTCGTCTCACGTAGGCATTGTCATTGAGAGGCAATATTCCCCAAAAAGAGCAGTTCCTCTTTACGAATACAGTATTTACTCTGATTAGAATGTGTTCCAACCAACATCCTTTCACATTTTGTTGTCTGACATTTTCCAGTGCGTTACCTTTCTCTCTTGACCAAATGGCTTTAGAGCTGGCTGCACTGGCGCCTCATGCAAGGTGCTTGGAGTGAAAGCATCGACTAAGTGCTTTGAAATGAAAATGTATACTGACACTAGGAAGTCCTGTGATCCACACTAACCTGAAGTAATCACTACAAGCGGCCAGCACAGCTTTGTGGACCTGGAAACGCTCCTCATTGACGGCCAGCACCACATCAAGAAGTTGCCCTTGAGACCGCAATACTGACAAGCCCTGGAGGAGGGTGGCACTGTGGCTGGGGGCTGAAAATGTGCAGCGGAGGGTGCTATTCTTGCTAGCCATTCTGGAAGAGAAAAAGGCCTTGTCACTTTGAGTGGAACAAGGGATCCTGGACTAAAACTGTGAATTTCTTCAGACTTTCAACTGAATTAGGTTGGGATTTTAGTTCTGCTAGACAAGGGAAATTAATGTGACCTAAAGAACTCATAATTAAATAATTTCATTTGGAAACattaacaaacatgtatgaaagATAGGTTGGATAGTACCGTATATTAGCCTTCATTATTTTATCTTGTCGCTCTGTATACATATGGAGGGGTTGTTGCTGCTCTCAAAACGTTAGGGATCATACTCAGATTTCAGGTTAAACATAAAATACAGGTGAAATTAATTTTATTTTCTCTACACTTACTTTTGAAATTCCATGTCTAACATTTATATACTTTATtactttttgtttacttttgttgtGGGTAAATACATTGTTTCTGGATTAATTAAATGAAATTGGATAACTTCATGTGGCACACCTAATAATCTCTTATGGTAAACTAATTTGCAGCGGCACAGGGTTTTGGAATCACTGCTCTAGGCAGCTGCATATCTGTCGCAAACAACAACTTTAAGTTAACCAGTAAAGGTTAATATTTTAGGTTCACCCTGACATTTAACCCGAACCTTAACTTTTTGAGAGTAGTAGGGCTGACGCTgtcaattattttagtaatctacTGATCagtttgtatgtacatatacatacttacatacatacacagctatataccgtatttttcggagtacaagTCGCTCCAGGGTAttagttgcacctgccgaaaatgcataataaagaaggaaataaacctatataagtcgcactggagtataagtcacatttttggggaaaaattatttgataaaacccaacaccaagaatagacatttgaaaagcaatttaaaataaataaagaatagtgaacaacaggctgaataagtgtacgttatatgacgcataaataaccaactcagaaggtgcctggtatgttaacgtaacatattatggtaagagtcattcaaataactataacatatagaacatgctatacgtttaccaaacaatctgccaCTCCTAagcgctaaatccgatgaaatcttatacgtctagtctcttacgtgaatgagctaaaaattattatttgatattttacggcaatgtgttaataatttcacacataagtcgctcctgagtataagtcgcaccccctgccaaactatgaaaaaaactgcgacttatagtccgaaaaatacggtatattttatatatatatatatatatatatatatatatatacatatataaaaatacatatatatatatatatacacacacacacacacatatatatatatatatactgtgtatatatatatatatatatatatttatatacacatacatatatacacacaaacacacatacatacatatacattatatatatatatatatatatatatatatatatatatatatacacacacacacacacatatatatttatatatacatacatacacacacacatatacataaatataaatatatttgtcaaaatatatatatatgtaaataaaaatatacatataaacatgtataacttttttttttacatacacactgtatatatagacatgtataaGCGATTTAACGATAACCAGTAGTAATGATAACCGCAGTAAAACTCCAGACTGTGAGTATTACAGTTTAAATTAAAGTTATCAAAAAAAAATGACTTATAACTACAACTTGGTAAACTCACAAACTGACTGGCGCCAGCttactagcttaatgctaacatgaaaacgagagacattaacgtctttccccattataGGTAGCCTACCTACCTATTGGAACCTGCTATTGAGTATTTATGagctgcataagtcccgaaaagtTGAAATCAAATCTAGtaggcattgcagagatattcACAAAACAATCTGGCTTTCTTCCATTCTTCCCTTAAACAAGGCATTTGGAATTTGCTCTGTCTTGTGACGATTTTCACACCGGTGCAATCATCTGATTATCCATACATGGTATACATTTACCCAAAGTTTTTGCACTAGTTCACCATTGTAGACggcgctgtagtcaataagcttcttctttttcgctGCGCTCTTTATGTGGGGCAGACTCGCTTATACATGAACATTCATTCTCCACTTTTGCCATtagtaatacaaagtagtgtgtagtttgAACTTTATCTGTCAGTAGGCTATAGAAGcgctaaaactacaacaaagatgtcgGGAAAAAGACATTGTAGAGCCACGTATATAAGACCGCCCGCAAAACTGCACACCCTGAAAGGAATGGCTTGAAAACAGTCTGGAAACACAATctttgcaaaattttgaccaaagaaccaccattacatgttatgtaaaccacaaaaaAGTGctttaaatatagaaaaaaaatcacaataccaCACCTTTAATAAACAACAT
This genomic stretch from Nerophis ophidion isolate RoL-2023_Sa linkage group LG22, RoL_Noph_v1.0, whole genome shotgun sequence harbors:
- the klhl26 gene encoding kelch-like protein 26 isoform X3, encoding MAESDGVANSSTHSQDRAMFTGGMKESNQNAIELKGLSARGLKHIIDFAYSAEVTLDLDCIQDVLGAAVFLQMDPVVELCEEFLQSAMNVKTCLHIDKMATTFSLSSLKASVDAFTFRHFLQIAEEDDFLHIPLERLIFFLQSNKLKNCSEIDLFHAAIRWLQHDESRRTEASDVLRHVRFPLMRSSELVDSVQTVDIMVEDVLCRQYLLEAFNYQILPFRQHEMQSPRTSIRSDVLSFITFGGTPYTDNDRTVTTKVYYLPDVASRQFKELTEMDMGCSHACVAVLDNFVYIVGGQHLQFRSGEGAVVSCLRFDPHLNQWLRIQPMQEPRIQFQVSVLNGKIYATGGRNRSGSLSSVERYCPKKNEWTFVEPLKRRIWGHAGTPCGEKLYISGGYGVSLDDKKTLHCYDPEADQWNFRAPMNEPRVLHAMICSKDRVYALGGRMDHVDRCFDVLAVEYYNPQSDQWTTVSPMRAGQSEAGCCLLDNKIYVVGGYNWHLNNVTSIVQVYNTETDEWERDLHFPESFAGIACTPVVLPQTHVEYLTSWL
- the klhl26 gene encoding kelch-like protein 26 isoform X2 codes for the protein MAPSTSAFRQLVFKKRMASKNSTLRCTFSAPSHSATLLQGLSVLRSQGQLLDVVLAVNEERFQVHKAVLAACSDYFRAMFTGGMKESNQNAIELKGLSARGLKHIIDFAYSAEVTLDLDCIQDVLGAAVFLQMDPVVELCEEFLQSAMNVKTCLHIDKMATTFSLSSLKASVDAFTFRHFLQIAEEDDFLHIPLERLIFFLQSNKLKNCSEIDLFHAAIRWLQHDESRRTEASDVLRHVRFPLMRSSELVDSVQTVDIMVEDVLCRQYLLEAFNYQILPFRQHEMQSPRTSIRSDVLSFITFGGTPYTDNDRTVTTKVYYLPDVASRQFKELTEMDMGCSHACVAVLDNFVYIVGGQHLQFRSGEGAVVSCLRFDPHLNQWLRIQPMQEPRIQFQVSVLNGKIYATGGRNRSGSLSSVERYCPKKNEWTFVEPLKRRIWGHAGTPCGEKLYISGGYGVSLDDKKTLHCYDPEADQWNFRAPMNEPRVLHAMICSKDRVYALGGRMDHVDRCFDVLAVEYYNPQSDQWTTVSPMRAGQSEAGCCLLDNKIYVVGGYNWHLNNVTSIVQVYNTETDEWERDLHFPESFAGIACTPVVLPQTHVEYLTSWL
- the klhl26 gene encoding kelch-like protein 26 isoform X1, with protein sequence MAESDGVANSSTHSQDRMASKNSTLRCTFSAPSHSATLLQGLSVLRSQGQLLDVVLAVNEERFQVHKAVLAACSDYFRAMFTGGMKESNQNAIELKGLSARGLKHIIDFAYSAEVTLDLDCIQDVLGAAVFLQMDPVVELCEEFLQSAMNVKTCLHIDKMATTFSLSSLKASVDAFTFRHFLQIAEEDDFLHIPLERLIFFLQSNKLKNCSEIDLFHAAIRWLQHDESRRTEASDVLRHVRFPLMRSSELVDSVQTVDIMVEDVLCRQYLLEAFNYQILPFRQHEMQSPRTSIRSDVLSFITFGGTPYTDNDRTVTTKVYYLPDVASRQFKELTEMDMGCSHACVAVLDNFVYIVGGQHLQFRSGEGAVVSCLRFDPHLNQWLRIQPMQEPRIQFQVSVLNGKIYATGGRNRSGSLSSVERYCPKKNEWTFVEPLKRRIWGHAGTPCGEKLYISGGYGVSLDDKKTLHCYDPEADQWNFRAPMNEPRVLHAMICSKDRVYALGGRMDHVDRCFDVLAVEYYNPQSDQWTTVSPMRAGQSEAGCCLLDNKIYVVGGYNWHLNNVTSIVQVYNTETDEWERDLHFPESFAGIACTPVVLPQTHVEYLTSWL
- the klhl26 gene encoding kelch-like protein 26 isoform X4, whose protein sequence is MAPSTSAFRQLVFKKRAMFTGGMKESNQNAIELKGLSARGLKHIIDFAYSAEVTLDLDCIQDVLGAAVFLQMDPVVELCEEFLQSAMNVKTCLHIDKMATTFSLSSLKASVDAFTFRHFLQIAEEDDFLHIPLERLIFFLQSNKLKNCSEIDLFHAAIRWLQHDESRRTEASDVLRHVRFPLMRSSELVDSVQTVDIMVEDVLCRQYLLEAFNYQILPFRQHEMQSPRTSIRSDVLSFITFGGTPYTDNDRTVTTKVYYLPDVASRQFKELTEMDMGCSHACVAVLDNFVYIVGGQHLQFRSGEGAVVSCLRFDPHLNQWLRIQPMQEPRIQFQVSVLNGKIYATGGRNRSGSLSSVERYCPKKNEWTFVEPLKRRIWGHAGTPCGEKLYISGGYGVSLDDKKTLHCYDPEADQWNFRAPMNEPRVLHAMICSKDRVYALGGRMDHVDRCFDVLAVEYYNPQSDQWTTVSPMRAGQSEAGCCLLDNKIYVVGGYNWHLNNVTSIVQVYNTETDEWERDLHFPESFAGIACTPVVLPQTHVEYLTSWL